AAATTAGGAAAACTGAAAGCAAGACTGAAGTATATGACAACAACatcaaaattagttaaattcaCAATTCTGGCTCTGTGTCATACATCTCAGACAATCTGTCATATCAATAGCTCTAAACAAACAGTTGTAACATTCTGAAGCGACAAACAAACAAAGGTTGTGGGTTCATCTCTTCTATTAGAAGTAAGCACATTACATTTTGAAAATCACATGGATTACGGAAATCCATGccaagaaaaatgaaacaagaaaCCTCCCAGGACATAGGGAAGAGATGTATAGATACTAACCAAGAAACTCTGAAAATGTCAGAAATCCAAAGAGGTACAGTTATCAGTCACAACAGAAAtcatttgaaagattttaccTCCCAGACAGCAAATATAGGGgcagcaaataaaaatattccttCCACTAAATCACACAATGAACTCAATCATAAATCACAATTCACAGAATAAAGAAATTCAGAAGCAGGGACAATACATATAGCATTAAGGACGAAGATGAACAAGTAGCATTGGATCAGGGATTCAAAGCAAAAGAACATACAAAGGCTTCCTACATAGATAGAAGTGTTTGCCCATTTGGAAAACTACAGGAATTAATTACTCCCACCATATCACACTTTCTAATGTGGCTGAGATTAATTTGGAGTTTGGACACACATCTCATTCACATTCAATGAgtcaaaactaattttataaaaatcaattgtATAAGAACCTAGAGAGTAGAGAGCAACAAACACAAAAGCTAGTTGTTGTAGTTGGAGAGTCTATGGCCTTAAATCCCTACGCTGGAATTCCATACCTCTAACGTGAGACTCAAGTCTCATACCTTGCAACTGGATCCTAACATCAATTCTACCAAACTTAAAACAAATGGATCCCAATCCCCAAATTCGTCCTAAAAAATTTGGGGAAGATTTCTTTGTCCTTGAAAATGGAAAAAGTCCACTCTAGTTTAGGAGAAATCACAAATGTCTAACCATACTAACCCTTAGGCACTAAACATATTAGTCCCTGAGAGTTTCCTCGTAGAATCTCAGGAACGAGATAGGGTTTTTGCATTCTTGGCTAGGACAAATTTGAGAGTTTCCTCGTTAATATATCATCACCCATATGCAATAAATTGATTATTCAAGTCTTCCATAGACCCacaaaatgtgaaaattataattCCAATTACTGAATCGCAGTTTCAATTCGAAGCACACAGATTTTAcagaatgttacgaaacctacTTTAACTTTTGCCAACGTTCTTAAAGGAAATCAGAAGAGgaagttttaaattttcaacCTAAAAGAAACACAATTGGCATCGGGAAACACGAAATTACGAGATGAGATTCAGAGTCTAACAGAAACCACACGAAGAGTAACATAAAAATGGTAACACAatcagaaataagaaaaaatgcatATAGAGACGAATTTTAGGGATTGGCGGAGAATATGCAGCACAAAAAGTTTACCAGGAATGGGCAAGGCGAAGACGGCGATCGGAGAACcgagcagagagagagagagagaaggggtTAGCGCAGTGAGTGCTGCTGAAGCTGAAAAGAAGGGGAtggaataaaaatttataaattttagactaaataattattttattttatagaagtaaaatttatagtaaataaatattttttaaatatataaactataatataattaaaagttacaaaatatatatatatatatatatatatatatatatatatatatatatatatatatatatatataaacatataaattatattttaaatttataatgtacAATAGTTATAATCATAGTTTAAAAATTTGATCCAAGATTGGTTGGACCGATTCAACCTACACTTGGTGGTATAGTCGAACTTGTTTGATTATTGGAATGATCATATATTTGGTCATGATGACCTAGTCAAATTAGAGTAAACCTAACAACCAGACTCGTTTTAAAGACCTGTCAcgtgtaaaaaaacaaaaaaatgctaaaaaaaatcGAGATTTATCTAATTGtgttattgaattattatttgtggACTTGCGTTATCAACTTTAATActtcaattgttattttgaattttggagtacgaataaatttttcttaatcaaataatattagttatatatttatatataatagatacatataaaattttgattgttttaatatatttggaTCAAACCAGACCAATTACTGACCTACCAATTGGACCACTGATCCACTATCTCAATTGGGTCAATGACCCGGATCGGATTTTATAActttgcttataattctcttatttaaatttaggtttaattatccTATCTGTACTTGTAATAATATTGATAAATCAAAAGGTAAACAAAGATTATTGGAAAATCATGATTTAGGATGATATACATATGGGTAATGGATCGATGTCATAATcacatgtttaaaaaataaaattatttattaactatatcacaatttatTGATAGTGAAatgcttattttaattattttgttttatccctcatcattactttttattttgttctacaATCAAATTTAGAATCAAATatggaataaatatttttgtgttgttctatttcttatttttttagcaaattAAACGAActctaaatataaaaattaaaataaacagtgCAATATTAAAATCACAATCCTGAAAAAATAGTAAAGTTAgtgttaaaattgatatttcatagtttttaataaaaaataatcaagagaaaaaaataagaattttattataatattttgggtaaaaatgaaaataataaaaagatgtgTTTATACGCTATTTGAAGTAGCTTAAGAATTTTGTTTTACTATAAGctgaatataaatttaattacaaaatacttCAATTTGATCAAATTAACGGGCTAAGTTAATCAAATAGGATATAAGTTTGGTGGAATGATGAGTCGAACTAATAATTTATCAATTACTCGACAAAAACTTTAGATCTAGTTGTTGTAAATTATGAAAATGCTACTTCTTTAATTTAAGTTGTCCTTAACAaagttattttcttatttttaggcatattttgaaacaaataattCTACTAACACTATTgcatttgcatgagtcatgtattaattattttttatttttctgaattcatgtattaattaaataaaacatataacgACAAATTGGGACATTGGACTAGCATAATGCCCGGGAAAGTAGAagtatatatacaaataaataattgaagaaTACTATAAAAGTGTGTTAAATGTAAATAGGTAGACGTAaagactcaataaaaaaaagtaggacATAAAGATGATCAAAATtgcttgaaattaaataaaaaacatctaACATCTAGCAATAAACTTGCCAAAACTAAAGAATAAATGGAAAAGAGTAAAAGCAAGATGAAGAATTGGAATGTTGCTGATCGATACAGTTCAAAAACATAAATGGTGGATGGAATTTGTATCAATTAGAAGACCAAACATCCTTATGCATGCCTTTGCTACGAGGtatatttataaacaaactAGTAACCTAGTTTTGACTCCTGAGTGGTGTTCAAAACTTATTTGGTACAAACATTAACTATGTATGTAAATAATTGACTAACTTGTTTAACCACTATGAACCATTGTTCCAAGACTTGAAAAAGTAATTGTTGGCTAGAATCCAATATAAGTAACATCTACTTTTGACACTTTTGAAAACACATAAATATTGTAAAAGTCTTCATTCAAACTTGCACTCAACAAGAGAATCCAACATGAACCCGCTTCCAACAGTGTCATCATTAGGATAATCTTGGCATGTTACTTGGCCTTGTTGAATAACcatctacaaaaaaaatatgttggcCATACATGTATTGTCACTACTCTATAAACAAATAAAGACGTCACCGTTATaacaaatccaaaattaaatcCATTTAAGATTTGTAAGATAATTTAGTTTAACCGAACAATTTGCATAATGAAACACACAAATGTAGAAACATATTtacaaaaagaattaaatatttttaattcccgTAAAATTAGctagttttaaatttaattcttataaaactTTTTCTTTGGTTTTCATTCctcaaaaagttatttttgtttcatccCTAGTGTTATGTAACACTTGTTAACGGCTTGTGTTTAGTGGAAGGTCAATTGATCATCCTAAGTAATATTCCTTAGTGTCTATGATACAATGTCAACATATGACTCCTTACAAAaagttatctttaaataaatgttatttatctACTTGAAATAAACTTGAGGAAAAAAATAGTGATTCTAGactttttagggactaaaaaaattatagcaagaacgaaaattaaaattcacttattttataaggattaaaatcaacaattttttattttaggggggTGAAAAACAGAGAATTTTTTTATGGGGACCAAAATCTTATGTTCATTTTATAGGGCTAAAAACATATATGtaagccttttaaaaaaaaagttattgttattAAATACACATTAGGTTTTTTACTAATCTGAATATAATTTTCACACTTATTTGCCAGACATTACAATTAGCATCAAACAACCTAATTTAGGATGCATAGCATAAACTTTTGGCAAAAGTTTGTACATGGTCTAATGATgagatgttttctttttaacaaagataaaaatcagggttctagtttaaaaataattttgtaagaaaACAAAATGGGAAAACAATTGAAATCAATAACAAGATTTCTGAAACTATAATTGTATAAATTGATAAGACTCTTATGTAATTACCTCTGATCCTTCGAGCATAAAAAACATTTCTAATCATATTTAGCTCCTTGGTGACTTCCATCATATTCATCCTTTGTCCCGGTGGCTCCACTGAACATGCTAGACCAATCCTAAATAATGAAAACAAGCACTTCTTGGTATTAGGATGCAAATGATCTACAATCTCGAAGATGCTGTTTTGTTCTGATACTGTTATTGTAGGAGATGATTCATTTCCCATTGAAATAAGAGTTGCATCAACAATCTCCGAGAAGTTATTTGGAAGTGCAATTTTAACATAGTCATGAAGGGTTTGTCCATCTTTAAACATTTCCTCTGTTGGTCGTCTCCCAGTTAAGATCTCTAGAATTAAGATGCCAAAGCTATACATGTCACCCTTTGTTGACACCTGAGAACTGGCTCCATACTCTGAAATATATTAGAAAACATCAATACTTTGAAATCCATTTTTGCAATGTTAATCAAGAgggatgtatatatatatatatatgaatgaaaaCATACCTGGGGGAAAATAACCTATAGTTCCTTTTATTCCACTTGTACTAATTTGGTTATGACAGTTGTCGATTTTCGAGACAAGTCTTGCTAAGCCAAAATCGCTGACATGAGCAACCATGTCATCATCAAGAAGAACATTACTCGGCTTTATATCACAGTGAATAATTGGTTCCTCACACTCATGGTGAAGATAATGTAGTGCAGAAGCAACGCCAACCACAATTTCTAATCTTGTCTCAAGGTCCAATGTTCTTGGTCGTTCTGCACTTCCATTCTGTGGATGCAACCATTCCTCTAAGCTTCTATTTGACATGTACTCAAACACTAAAGCTTTAAAATCATTTCCATTGTAATCCACACTTGAGCAACACGTGACAGCCTTCACTAGGTTTCTATGCCGAACATTTCTTAATGCTTTACATTCAGCCACAAAACTTTTGTTAGACCCTTTCTTTTGAAGGTTTAGAACCTTTATAGCAACAAATCCTTCTGTTGAATCAAGTCTTCCTTTATATACAGAGCCATGGCTTCCTATTCCTATCAAGTTCTGAGATGAGAATCCATCAGTTGCATGGTTTAGGTTCTGGTATGATACCTTAGGAAGTTGATCAATTGCTGAATTAGTAGAtgactttttcttccttttccttaTCAAATACATACCAAGGATACATGATAGTATAGGAAGAAAAAGAACCAAACAGATTATCATCACCACTAACTTGAAATTATggtgttttcttcttttcttaccCTTAACTTTTAAAGGGCAAGGTGGAAGTTTTAGTTCAGATACCCCACCGCAAAGCTTGCCATTGCCAGTTACTGAAATTGCACTTGCATTTTGAAAGACACCATTTGTTGGTACCTCACCCTCCAACAtgttgaaagaagcattgaagtATTCTAGAACAGAAATATTTTGCAGTCTTTCCGGAATCGATCCAGACAAGTTGTTTCTTGAAAGGTCTAATTTTCTAAGACCTTTTAATGAAGCCAATGAAGGAGGCATGCTTCCATGGAAGGAGTTCCCCTCTAAATAAAGGTATTCCAACTTCATGCATTCTCCAATTGTTTTAGGAATCACAccggaaatataatttttagacaCATCCAaccattcaatattttttagcaTGCCAATTTCTGTTGGTAGACTGCCACTTAATGAGTTATGTGATACCAGTGCAGTAGATAAAGAGGAAATTCCAAACACTTGTGAAGGTATGGCTCCAGTGATGTTGTTATTTGAAAGATTTAGAAATTGTAAACGTCGGCAACTTCCAATTGTTGAAGGAATATTTCCATCAAACATATTAGATGATAATTCTAGGTAATATAATTGACTGAGATTGCCAATGGAAGAAGGTATCTCTCCAATCAATTTGTTTACCCCTAAACTTAATAATTGCATCTTTTGAAGCTTACCAAAAGTAGTTGGAATGATGCCAGTTAGGAAATTTTTCTCCATAGCCAAGGTAATTAAGTTAACAAGATTTCCTAATTCCATAggaatttttccaaaaaaatgatTACGACCAACAATTAGTTGGGTGAGTGTGATGGAATAATTACCCACAAAACTAGGAAAAGGCCCTCCAAAATTATTGTCCCCTATATCCAATATTTCTAGCTGACTACAATTTATCAAAGacttaaaaaattgtaagtCATTAGATGAATTGCTAcccagtttgtttaaatttagttGTAGAATTGAAATATCTTTCAACTTCCCTAGACTTGGGACTTGTCCTACCAAAAGGTTATTACCAATATCCAATGTTTGAATCCCAGATGCATTAGTGATGGAAGTTGGAATTGAACCGGAGAATTGATTCGCACCAACTGCAAAAAAATTGAGATTAGGCAAGGTGAGGAACAAGTTGACCGGAAAAGAACCGTTAAATTGGTTTTTTGTGATTATGAAGACATTGAGAGATGACAAATTGTATAAGGAAAGAGGAATGTAACCAGATAGTTTATTATCTGACACCCGCAAAATTCTCAAGTTTTTCAAATAGCCTATTTCTTTTGGTATGTTCCCCTCCAATTTATTTGATCTCAAGGAAAGACAAGTGAGGGAAGATAGATTTCCTATGGAAGGTGGAATTTGTCTAGTTAGATAGTTCCTACCAATAAGCAACTCTTCAAGATTGCTAAAGGATCCAATCTTCCTTGGTATTTCACCAATGAAACGATTTCCCTCTAAACTTAAATGGATAAGTTTAGAGCAATTTGTCAAATTGATGGGAAATTCTCCCCATAATGTGTTATCAGCGAAATTGAGTACATGTAATCGAAATAATCGATCCAATTCTTGCGGGACTTCACCGTAGAAGCTATTGTCATTAAGGAGGAGGATTCTCAATAAAGAAAGGTTCCCAATGTAGGGTGATATAAATCCATGCAAGTGATATCCTCTTAGATTTAGCTCTTTAACTCTTTGGTGTCGTGGACTACATGTGACTCCATGCCACTTGCAAAAGTTGCTTGAACTATTCCAAGAGTTTAACACTTCAAAAGGGTCATGAGATATTGATTCTTTGAATTTGAGCAGTGCAAAATGATCAGTCTCATTTCCTAATGCATAGGTAGTTATTGTATTTTGAGACCATAGGTTTGATGTGAAGAGAAGAAACCAGGCAAGGCATGTGGGACAAACAACACTTGACATCATTAAAGGAAGCAACTGAAATAAcacaagttataaaaataagagtCCAACTCATGATATAGTTAATGAGTGTAATTTGTTATTAATCACAATTTACATAGGAGTTACTGAAAGTCTGAAAGGCTTACCTTccctcaccaaaaaaaaaaaaaagaaagcaaactaAAAGGCTTACCTGATTTGAAAAATGTTTGATCCAATACTCCAACACCAATAGAACTCGTAGTTATCAATGTACAGTGTAATTTTCTCTGCAAATGATTATAGGCACTGTTAAACTAGTTTTGTCAAAGACTTTATGCAAGTCTAAATTGAAGACATGATACTCACAGTTTTCATCaatacacaaaaaaatgttCAACTTGAATAGAGGTATTGTTCATCTATTATTAACTGCAAAAAGTTAAAATGCACAGTAGCATATATTTAATcactttaatataatattatgatttttgaAATATTCAGTACATAGATATTTCAATAATTGAAACACTTAACCATAATTACAACCAGTATGCTTCCATTTCCTTTCCTCCCTATTCTGATTATAAATAACTATGAAATTGAAAagctgttttatatatatatatatatatatatatatatttgttgaatTTAAACGTGTACGTATTgcacaactttttatatatgaattgtACCAActgattttaaacaattaagtaTAAACTTTATTTGACTAGATTGATGCCAATGgttttatacaattttaatagaactaaaatatgtttttgtccttattaaaattgtttggattttattcttgtaaagttttaagtatattttttatcctgATAAAACTAAAATGTATCAATTTTGTCCCAACTTGagtgttatatatatgtaacGGCTGAATTTTTGGGGTTGAAAATCTttatgaattataaaaattcacaaattattattttttaatttgtgacagtttttatatttataatttgtgatattttttaacttctaaaaTTATCGTGTAGGTTTGGATTGCTCCTTTCtaaaatttgacatattttaattttttcaaaacaaaattttaacatttttaattttatgagaataaaaaacatattttaatcctATTAAAATCGTATAAAACCATTCACATTAGTCAAATAAAATCTATTCttgattgtttaaaattaattagttgtgcacatgaaatttatatataaaaaaagttgtgcAACATGTATACGTTTAAATTCAACAAAGATATAATGACTTTTCAATTTTGCTCGAAAAAAATTTgaacatttttaattagatgagaacaaaatataacatgttttagccttttaaaatgctaaaatatattagtttaagataaattaataaattttattttagatttctaATATAAAACATTAGGTCTTGTTCctgacaaattaaaatttaattttttgtctttattattttatttttgtccttctattatatctattttttatttttttttcattataatattttattcattttctattattctctttaaaaaatattagattgacactaataaaaataatctacATATTTTAGGGAGAAAAGAAGATATATTAGAAGAACTAAAACCAaattacaaggaaaaaaaacaaaatttttattttattagagattcaaaataaaatttcttaatttatccGGACAACCTAAACATATCCTAATATGTAGctgagaataaaaaatttcataaaaaataaatatacaaatgcAAAAGCAACGTCTCTATGTACATAACATTTAAGTATCGATCTAAAGCTTTCAAAACTAAACATAGAAATAGAAATGAAAAGCAAACTGTCAAATCAGCTAAATTTCATACCTTCGGTCAAGTAATCATGTTTAAAACATGTTTAATTGATTAAACAGACTGCAAGAATTGATGTAAATCTTTGGTACTTATACTTGATTCCtacggaaaaaaaaatatatatatatatatatatatatatatatatatatatatatatatatatatatatatcacggaaatgaaattttttataaaaaaaaaaaaaaaaaaaacacttgaaaaCCCGGCCCTATTGAAATTTACTTGTTTtcatcatttgaattttctttacCTACCTTCCAAAGATTTATGACCATGTAATTTGATAAAGTAGATAACAAATGTATCTTCTCGAGTCTTAATCTTCTACTCAGTTTTGATGAACTCATCATAGTAATCAGATCACAAGCATGGTCAATCCTCGTTGCCAAGAATTGTAAGCCAGTAAATTAAATACGTCAATGATTAATAGGTATATTTGACCAATGCAATCAGGTAAACCCGAGATTAACAATTAACAATGGATGATCCAAAAAGAAAAGGTCAAAGAAAAACTCATTGGACTCTTATTTCGCACAGAATAACTGCCATAGAATTTAGAGTATTCATGACTAGAAAGTTCAAGTATTACTACCAATTagggatatataataaattggaTACTTTACTTAGGAATGAAATATGCAAGATCAACCTACATAAGACACTTCAAAGATGGCTATTGCAGTTATGTCGTGATTCTTGCTATTATGAGAAATTATGGACAAATATGATCGATACCATCACACGTGCAGCCACATAAACCTTAAATACCTTGATGATGTTGCAGCCAAGATCACAGTTACGTTGTTTAAAACCTCGCCTCCTTCATAATAACTAACTAGTCGAGTTGAGACTCCAGAAGCATTCCTTAACCAGCGAGACTTGTGTACGTAGTAATATTATGCAACATGTAAAAGTCTACGGTAAGAAAAGTGGAAtgatgtaattaatattttagaattCATATCAAGGGATATACTCATGATATTTATAGTAAATGCCCTCCTTTGTTGGGAATATATGGTTGTTTGACACATGGAAACCgatctttctttttctagtccatgatttttaacatattaattttccAACCAAAAGAAATTAGATGAAAAACTTATTAACAAGATACAAAGAAAAGCATAATTCCACTGAAGTTTTAGTCCAAAATTGTAGAGACAAAaacagattaaaaatatatgtgtaggaactaaaataatttaaaaagtatgtGTAATAAAACGAGTAGTTTATAGGTAGTAGTATCTATACAAATACTAATTAATCTAAATTGTAGAGACTTATTGCAACATGTACAAGTCTACAATAAGAAAAGTGGAATgatgtaattaatatatatcttaGAATTTATATCATGGAAGTTTATTATACTCACGAAATCTATAGTAAACGCCTTTCTTTGGTGGggatatttgtttgttttacacaTGGAagcttatctttctttctctgaTCCATGATttataacatattaatttttcaatcaaaAGAAATTAGACGAAAAACTTATGAActaatatataagtaaaaatgcTGCACGCCCAAAGGACAACCTGATCAATAATATAATGTGAATGTGGGTAAAGTCAATTTTGTTACAAAAGTCAGCAAGGAACATATGTAGGTTGCCCATGCATTCAcgctagagaaaaaaaaatttgtttgcaTTTATATATAGAGTTATTCCACCATTCGTTTGGTGCCTCATATCTAgtctataaaaaacaattaGCATATATGTATTTGACTTTATATCCAAAAAATAGGGGTTATGCTGCCAGATTTTTTCCAAGTTTGTGTCGCATTTTTTTTAGACGGTAGCATATTCTTATTCGACATTAAAATGGATTGTAAAACagattttttcaattataaaatggATTGTAATTTGGATATACGATAAGGTTAATGAAGATAGAAGAAGGtttgaaagattaattttttaatggggTTAGGGAGTTTGCAAAGTAGGCAATGGATCCAGAAGTTCAATGattttaagatacaaagacCAAAGAAAATTATGCCATTTATGGAGGTAGTTCACAGTCCATGTTATCATCATGTGTCTTTTAGATCTTAGCAACTTTAATTGGCATAGCTCTCAAAAGTGTTATGACGACTTTATtgaatatatgttatttttttgtgtgaaatGAATAAATGTTAAATGATGTAGCATCGAGATCTTACTTATGAGTAAACAATTACCAAGCAACACGAGAGATTGATGTCTAAGTTAGGATTAAAAGACGTGGAGAATATTAATTGTTGTATGAACGATTGCATGTTATATTACAAGGAAGCTAACAACTTAGTTCAATCCAAGATTTGTAAAACACTGAGATATCATATTCCCTGAAAGCATGGGTGAGAAACCACAAAGATGCGTCGATGAAAGGAATGTTATATTTTCCAATCATTCCTAGATTACAGAGATTTTATTTCTTCAGTTCTCGACATGAATAATTTATAGTGTATGTTTCCGTAACCCAATGTTTTTAAACtctcaattttttgtatttttcattttgttggtCATTCGACTAGAGTGAGTCACACAATTATTTTGCATTACTTAATATAGTAaaaattttgatgattaattgtttattatctTTATAAGAACTCGTTGGTTAtcctattgtattttttaaaggaaaaaagaagagtattaaataaatgtgcatttattaaaaaagagtgTGTATTTCCTATGTTTTATTTGGATTAGAGTAAATAAGAAGGAATTAAATCGGAAGAatggaaataaaagagaaatagagtaaaaaacaaaaacatgtgtTGTTAGGATGGACAAGAATAAGAAAGAAAGGAGTGGAGAAATTTTTAGTCATCACttatttgatgaatgagaaaagataaataaattatgtaaaaatatttttatattacatttcTTTCATCATGAGTTGCACTTGT
This region of Glycine max cultivar Williams 82 chromosome 7, Glycine_max_v4.0, whole genome shotgun sequence genomic DNA includes:
- the LOC100797146 gene encoding probable LRR receptor-like serine/threonine-protein kinase At3g47570; this translates as MMSSVVCPTCLAWFLLFTSNLWSQNTITTYALGNETDHFALLKFKESISHDPFEVLNSWNSSSNFCKWHGVTCSPRHQRVKELNLRGYHLHGFISPYIGNLSLLRILLLNDNSFYGEVPQELDRLFRLHVLNFADNTLWGEFPINLTNCSKLIHLSLEGNRFIGEIPRKIGSFSNLEELLIGRNYLTRQIPPSIGNLSSLTCLSLRSNKLEGNIPKEIGYLKNLRILRVSDNKLSGYIPLSLYNLSSLNVFIITKNQFNGSFPVNLFLTLPNLNFFAVGANQFSGSIPTSITNASGIQTLDIGNNLLVGQVPSLGKLKDISILQLNLNNVGNYSITLTQLIVGRNHFFGKIPMELGNLVNLITLAMEKNFLTGIIPTTFGKLQKMQLLSLGVNKLIGEIPSSIGNLSQLYYLELSSNMFDGNIPSTIGSCRRLQFLNLSNNNITGAIPSQVFGISSLSTALVSHNSLSGSLPTEIGMLKNIEWLDVSKNYISGVIPKTIGECMKLEYLYLEGNSFHGSMPPSLASLKGLRKLDLSRNNLSGSIPERLQNISVLEYFNASFNMLEGEVPTNGVFQNASAISVTGNGKLCGGVSELKLPPCPLKVKGKKRRKHHNFKLVVMIICLVLFLPILSCILGMYLIRKRKKKSSTNSAIDQLPKVSYQNLNHATDGFSSQNLIGIGSHGSVYKGRLDSTEGFVAIKVLNLQKKGSNKSFVAECKALRNVRHRNLVKAVTCCSSVDYNGNDFKALVFEYMSNRSLEEWLHPQNGSAERPRTLDLETRLEIVVGVASALHYLHHECEEPIIHCDIKPSNVLLDDDMVAHVSDFGLARLVSKIDNCHNQISTSGIKGTIGYFPPEYGASSQVSTKGDMYSFGILILEILTGRRPTEEMFKDGQTLHDYVKIALPNNFSEIVDATLISMGNESSPTITVSEQNSIFEIVDHLHPNTKKCLFSLFRIGLACSVEPPGQRMNMMEVTKELNMIRNVFYARRIRASAALTALTPSLSLSLLGSPIAVFALPIPVEGIFLFAAPIFAVWEVKSFK